From the genome of Caloenas nicobarica isolate bCalNic1 chromosome 14, bCalNic1.hap1, whole genome shotgun sequence:
TCTCTGTGCAAATCTCCTTGCAAGTGACTGTGCAAAACCTGGGCAGTGTTTTACAGCTGTGTGTCACGCTGCAGGATTTCAGACTGTCTTCCAAGATCTGTAGGTGTGTAAGTGCCACAAAAGTAATTAAAGAGCTGCTTTTGGCAAAATGGGAAGATTCTGACAAGCCTTCAGAAACTAGACGCTATACAATTATCCATTTTGAAGATACTTTTCTTCATGTGATTCTTCTGTTACTGCAGTAGAAGTTGCAAATAAAAACTACTGCAGACAGAAAAGTTGGTTGAGACTGTACCATTAATGGGATTGAGCTCTGCTTTTCTAGGAGCGGAGCTGAGATACAAGCAGGTTCTGATGGGTGTTGCCgcatgttctttattttttttttttccttccttgttgTTGGATAGCTTGCCAGTTGATCGAACTTGGCAAGGTGCCTTTTCAATTTTCAGTATGACTTTTTATTAATTACAAGAACTGCCTGTTTAACTTGGGTTCTGCTTTTCTAATGTAAGGTTCCCTTTTCACTGACTTACCTGGAATTCTATTCGTTAAACTCTGACCAAGTCCAGTTTGCCTAAGACTAGAATGGAGCACTCTGTGAGAAATACAGCTAAAACCAAAACTGTTTACAGGATCGAGACGTTAAGTCATCGGAAGAGCCCtccctaaaaaaagaaaacttcatgtGGGACTCCAGTTTGTAGAGAGCTTACTATAGAGAAACATTAGCTCCTGTTTTACCTGCAACTTCTGGTGCACCCTAATTTCCTGATGGTAAAATAGCACTAAGTTAGAACCTTTTCCGATTTATATTGTTTCATGTTATTTGTTAGCAGGGTGGCAAAATCTTCTAAGATGCTCtaatgaagttattttcttttcattttgtatgtACGTGCATCTCTTTTGTAATTAGGTCTGTAATCAGTCTTCCCATCAAGCTGTATAGACAAAAATAAGGAAGATTTCATCCTTCAAACCAAGGACCGGCCATGTCTTATCATTACAATGAAGCCTTTGAAAATCCAGACTACCACTTCTCAGAGACACTGGAAATTGAGAGAAAGtgagtttatttcatttttctattgTGACTGTGCCATAGGAAATGAAATTCTCTGTTGGTGTGCAGGAGAAACTCTTTCTCCAGAGTTTTAATTTGTGAAATTCTTTTAATCCCTCCTTTATGCTTGTATTCACAGACACgattttttaaagctgttatCAGGGATTGAacagaaatggcatgtttgCTTTTTACATGTTGGATGAATTTATCAGTTAAATGCATTTTAGGATTTATGGCATAATGTCATGGACACTTTTTAGTTCCAGTCATTTTCGCAATGTGCTATAACCTTGGATGTCCCTGTTTTCCAAGCAGTTATTCCTGTTTAGGTAGAGTCCCAGCAAACTTCAGGTGGAGAAAAGTTTTAGTCTTTCTAGTTCAGTTGATGACCAAATCGGAATTGTGACGTTGGAGTTCTAAATACAAAATACCTCTCAATATCAGAGTTTGTTTTGTAATGTACTGAAATGTGATGATAATAAGTAGCAATTTATTAAGAATATCTCTTGAGAGTTTTTGTGGCACTCagggttttcctttttgttcctcACACAGGAGGAGTTTTCAAAAGAACCTGTTCTCTCACCAAACCCCTTACGATTCTTCACTGCATGTTTCCTCTGGAGAACACAGTGGAAGAGGATGGGATTACCCTCTGGCCGTACAAATGGCCTCCATGAGGCATGGCTCTGAATACAGCGAAGGTTTACCAGGAGTTAATGTCCTAAGCAGAAGTCCTCATGGAAATTCCATGGGTATGTAATTTCTCATATGAACAGCTTACAGAAAAACTGGAACAAATAATGCTTTACTCTGTCCTGAGAGAGTCCTGCAGCTCTGGAACGCTCAACCCTGTATATATTTGTACTTGGGGGCACTggagttttttctctttttttttcctggaagtaGTTCAGATGTTCTATTAACAGATACACGGACTGTCTGTTGTACTAGCAGATCGGTAAATACTGACTTGAGTAAGTCATTGAACATGAGGATGGATGCTGGAGTGAGATACAGGGGTTCTGTTACTAGGGTATATTGCGGTGTTTGTAGTAGAGTGTGTTGGGTCATTAGGGCTGATATTCTGTGTGTGTAAATAATCCATAGCAGCATGCGACTTTCTGTATAATTCTGATTCCCTTCAACAGATAATCTTGCCTTTGAGCCTGAGCCAGAACTGGCACACAGCCCACCTTCTACCTCCCATCTGCTGGATCACCCCAATACCCGCAGAATTTCCACTGTATCGGAAGGTAAGACATAAGGATTGCGGTGCATCAGGGTATTGAATGTCAGTCTTGCCCtccataaaataataaatatttaaaagctttctgGCTCGGGTATGAAGATCTTCATGTAACACAAAGGAAACACAAACCgtaaattttcttttactgtccTACATCGttgtagctgatttttttcaatatcttTCTGAAGGTGATGGTCTTTGTTTCTTGAGCAATGAAAGATATAATGCCTACCCATTTTACCCCAAACTCCCTATAAGTGggtcaacattaaaaaaatttacgCAGTTATCTGAAGAGACTCATTGTAGGAGGAAGTAAGGGGAGGACAGGATGCATTTTGGAGACTGTCTTTAGTGAATTTTTCACTGTGTTGTCTCAGTAAATTCTAGACGATACTAGTAATTAGAGATTTATATTCACTAAAATACAGAGGGACTGGAGTAATGTAATCTAGGTTCTGGTTCAGGCAAGTGTTGCAGGTTATTGTTCGTGTTCTGGGTAGGAACTGTTCTTCCCAGATCGTGTACTTTTTCCTCAAACAATCAATTCggttcctctctgctgcttctggaatATAATTAACAGTTCTGTTCTGGAATTGTTACCTAGATGCATTGAAAGAACTGTCTCTCTGTGCCCCCAAAGTAAGgcattcttgctttttttctctttttcacctTTAAGAACATAGTCTTTAAGTTAAGATCTGATTTGGCAAAATCCTGGATTcatattaaaaagcaacaaTCTTATTGGTACCTGGAAATGCCTCACTCCATGAGTGACCATAAAAATGGAACATTTCCAAACATTAACTATCATGTGTAGGTTTTAATCCCTGGTAGGAAGGAGAGAGTGCGTTTCCAACACAGTCAACTTGAGGATAAATGTCTGAGCGCCAAGAGGTCGAGAAGTCCCTCCACAGGGAGGCacagatgcttttcttttcGCGATTCTTTTTAAGCGCTACAAAGGAAGTTGACTTAAAGTGGAAATGCCACTACCATCAGGGGACCGTTAGGTCTAAATAGTAACTATGGTGAAGCAGCCTGCAACGTGTGCGTTAATTAACGGGCTCGTCAGTCGGTTGGGGCCTTCCCCACAGCGGGGCCTTCCCCACCGGCCACCaggtgcctgggcagggcaggcCAGGAaagctggggctgagctcacCTGCTTCACAGCTGGAAGGTGAATTGTTTAAGGAATATAGTCACTCGTGTTCAAAAAATTGCGTGAAAGAAGGTAGAGTGAACGATTACATTTTGGCCCTAGGGAAATGGGAGTCTGGTCAATGTAACTTATTCAGCATGGTTGAGTGTGATTCTGAACAATCcctctgaagtcagtggaaagatttttaaagaaaggaccTGTCTTCTAGGAAGGAAGTCTTGAATAATCAATGTGTGCGTTTATGAACAGGTTGGATGACAAAATTTTCCACAACAGCTGAAGGCTGACCTCAatatctcttttcctttccttgtttcTGTGAATGTGAAAGTGTCATTTCTTGCGTCAATTTGTCAGGAGTATTTGGGCTTACTAAACAGTGCATGTTATTTAGATAGCTTTGTTCAGAGACATAACATAAGACCACCTGATGAGATCTTCATAACTTCTTCCAGCACGTTTGAAAGAGATCCAGTGTGCAAAGAAGGCAGGAGTTTAGATAAGTGGTTTGATATTGAATAGCATCTTGCACGAGGATGATGTTGATGATACTATTCTTGGTTTATAACCAGAATTGCATGTACACTCTTTCTGTGGCTATGGGAACAACTTGGGTTTGTGTTAACACTAATGGTTCATCTTTCATACTCTACTAGCACACTAAAATCCCATGATAAATGAAGCACAGTGCAATGCGAATGTGTTAAATTGTAGAAAGAACAGCTAAACCCCTTATTAGAATTTGTTTGACCAGCTAATGGATTGTTTTCAGCCACTGTGTCTGGAATTAGCATCTAATTCCAACTATGCAAAACCAGCTTGATTGTGAAGTAATACAGTTCTATCTATTTCATATCTACTGCTAAGTTTGGGCACTAACATGAACTAAAATTGTAGAATAAATGCAATGAAAATTTAGCTTTCGCGTTAATATATAACATCAAAAAATGTAACTATGAAACAGTGATCAAGCAATAGCCAGAATCCTTTATATTGCAGCTCTTTGTTTTAACATTAAAGAAGCATCAGAAAagtgatatttcttttttaactatCAGTATAGTACTACTTACTTACATCTGTATTAGAATACTGATGGAACTGAGGGTATTCTGGGGAGTGTTATTACATCTCAGAACTTGCCACATCTTAGTAGCAGTGGAAATGGGGAATATTATTGTATCCATTTCAGATTTTGTATAAGAATTACTGTATTATTATCCCAAAATTTGGATTTTTCATGGGTTTTATGCAGAGGAAAAGTTAGTTGGAAATCTTGCGAGTATGTCCACCAGTGAAAGGATTAAAGCAATCCAGAAGATGCCagagaacatgaaaaaaaagagagaaatcaggtaaaaagaaaactttatctGTTTAGTTTTATGAACACTATACTTTCAACATCTAGCTGTCGAGTATGGGTGTTTGCCATCTGCTCAGCTTTGGTTTGTCACTTTAAAAGGGCTGAAAGTACTTTTTGATGCACTTTTAACATCTtgcaagggaaaataatttaaagctgGTTCATTGTCCTTTCTCTGGATGAGAAGAATCTCTCATGCTAATATAAAACAGAATGTCAAGACCTTGAGATTTCATTATGAATGATGACttgtgatttcttttcaaaggaaactTGGATGTTGGCCATGGAAAATAGAGAAGAGACCACATGGTCTCAACCATCCTTTTGTCTCCTCacagaatatatttaaattttgttccCAGAGTGAGTTAGTGGAGGGGTTAGACATGCTGTCATAGCATGGACAAGAAGCCTGGTACCAGCTAAGAGGAAAAGAACCAGCATGTTCATGTTTTATTAGCTCTGTTTATGTGTGCGTGTGCGAAACTGCATTTGCAGTAGGCCCTTTAGCTTCTTGTTTTAATTACAACCCATACTACAATGCTTgtcaccccctgccctgctcttcCACAGGAATAAAGTTCttaaagaaataacagaaaaatcacGGCCTGGCAGAACTCACTTTTTCCACTGCACACAGTGTCTGCAGGGACCAGCACTGGTAAGTGTCACAACCTCTGTCCGTCCCAGCAGAGCAAAGCACTTCGGCTGCCACGTTATCGCTGTCTCCAGAGGTATCTGCTACCTTGCTTTATGTTACTTACCAAAGAAACTATTAATTGCTGCAGCATTCGTTAATAATGACTTGCATTATGGTAGCACTTAAGAACACCAGTTAAGCATCTTAAGTTGCATGTAGTGGGGGAAATCTGTTATTATCATCAAAATGGAACTGTAAAAACTGTGAGGCTTTATCGTGGGACTTTGAGTCCCGTTGAAGACTGCTTGCTGACATTCGTTTCTCCTCTTTTGCACTTCAGCTGTTTCGGCGATTTGGAAATAGCTTGGCAGAATATTTTCACCTACTGCAGTTATGGCACAGGACTCTGAAGATTATTGGTGCAGAGTTTGGAACAAGTgtcctttcttattttattttcttgaagtgGCTGCTAACTTTCAACCTCTTCTCATTCCTCATAAACTTCAGTTTCATCACAATCCCTCAGTTTCTTGCAGCAGAACCAAATAACGTTTCATTCACTGGTCTGGAGCTGTTCACTGGAGCTGTAAGTATGTAACAATAGATTTATATTGGTACTGTCTGCAACAGATCTACTTGAAAAATTCATGACAGagtgaaaaagcatttcttattAAGAGGTGGAGTTAGAATTTTCAATGACTAGAAATAATGTTTAGtacatatttgaaaaagaagCTGCAACAAACTGACGTGGTGAAATGAATGGAACTTATTCTGATGCATTTGTTTCACTGTAAATGGTTGCTGTGTTCAGCAATATTTCAAGACTTTCGCCActctttttctgaaagacacCCAAAGGAAGCCAGGCACACCAGAGATAGCCACGGTAGTCTTCAGCAGAACATCTTTTCCATgctaattttcttctgaaaatacagtGCAGATTTCCATATGTGATCCTGTGAATTTTAGTTATTTCCAAAGCTTTATTCTTCCAAACAGCACACGGTTCTTTTCTGTGGCAGCTGGCTGAACTCCCACTGGGGCTTGGAAACTGGAGGATCTTTTTCATTGTGTGAACTTTACATTCAGGAATAAAGTCCCAGGCTGGttttaaaggaagatttttcaCTGCTCTAACTTGACTAGTGTTAATCAACTAAGTGATCTGAGAGGAtgatttactcttttttttttccctgtctttgcAGTAAAAAATGTCAATGTTATTGATGTTAAAGGATTTCTCTAGTTAACAAACAAGATTCTGCTCTTACTAACGCTTAGTTGAGAAATGATCTTTCTAAAAGAGGAAGGTGTCAACCTTTTCCTTCTAAAATTGCTCTTAAAGTTTTGTACTAATGCTGTTTAACTTTGCAAAGTACGGTCACCATTGCAGGAGTTCACCTATAACATAGTAACTCTAGTGTTGAATATcatgtgtttccttcccagTTCCTTCACGGTTGATATAATTTGTGAGTACAGAACCTTGCTCCtaagaaaaaagcaattaagCCTTTCCCACTTCAGGAATTTTCAGAAAAGACCAACTCCTGCAAAGGTGCTGAATGCTGATGACCATCCCACATGAATCTTAAGGATACAAGTAATTTATATATCTCCAGAAGCCCTCAAAACTGTGGAAGATTTTAGCTcatagaaggaaaacaaagggtCCGATATTTAGCAATTTAATCACACCTGTGATTTCACAGTAGGGAACGGGGCAGCTCCCACCTCCACTAATTGGCCTTCAGATGGTGATACTTCCCACCATATGCAAACATTCTGAACGGTGTCCATATCTTTTTCAGGGTTATTTTCAGCAAACAGTACTCTACTATGGCTTTTACACCAATGCTACaatcagtaaaataaagaatggTCCATCTTACAACATGCAGCTGGCCTATATTTTCACTGTTGGAATATATTTTGCCATCTGTTTTCTTATCTTGTTGATCAGGTAAATTAACTAAATATTCTTATTTCACTTATAttcaaagggggaaaaaaatcccaccaaaaaacccaccaccctgtAAATGGTTGGCAGCAATAATTACCTGAGTAGGTTTCTGTAAGTCCTGATTTCCAGGTCTACAGTTTAAATAGAAGCTCTGCTCAAAAGACAGTCTCCCGAAATCGTGCTTTTATTAGACAAAAGAAGAGTAACTGCAAAATAGTAAGGGACAAGTAGAGGATCCCAGTTCAAACCGGTGAATATTGTGGTCCTCCTTTTGTAGTTGTTGCTCCTCATATCTTCTGGTATTGATGCGGCCTTCCAGAGGTGAATGTTGGCAGCCACTACTAGGAGAAGGAAATGTGAGGCTTGCTTCTTAcataaaagtttattttccatGACTTATGTGACATGCTCACATAGGCCCAGTAGCCTTGGGACAGGATAGAAAAAACGACAAATCTCCCTTCTTGCCCTGCTGTACAGGCTTGATGTGTTTCCCCATTATGCATCTCgctaatttaattttcattgcaGCATGGCAAAATCCTTCTGCAGGAACTTCATTAACCCCCAGACATACTCTGGAAACGCCAGCAGGCTTCTCTGCACTTGGGACTTCAACATAACTAACGAAAAAGCCGTGAAGCTGAAACAAAAGAATCTCAGCACACAGATAAAGGTACAAAACACAGGAGGTACAAAAAAGTAGAAAGGTGCAAAACTAGAATGTGTGAGTCACTCTGCCAGAGGCTTATTTGTGCACACAAACCTGTGTGTGCTAATGCGAGTCTCGATGACTCGAGCATGCCAGTTCTGTTCCTGACAGACTTCAGTCTTCCTGACTGTTAAGTTTAATTTGATTTGAGCTCCTGGAGCTGGCTTAGctacctgtttttcttttctctttaagctacatataaatatttgtatgcTTCTGTTCTGCTGAATGAACCCCTGTGACTATTGAATATTTGCCAAACAGaatatttcttctggttttccttcctgctttttgaCAATTTTCTAAACAAAAGGCAGGCTTGTAATATTATCTGTAAACTGCAGTGTAACTGTCAAGAGATAAGACTTTTAGAATAGGAACACAAACTTGTCAGTAAATGTTCCCAGGATAATATTCTGCCTATATTGTAGAGAAATAATCTTCCATTCAGTCTAACAAGTTTGGCTTTATGCTGTTGACTACAGAGTTGTTTCCTTGCAGGAAGACCTCATGGAAGTAAACCGAGAAGTTCTACATCTTTCTGTAACGGAGAGACTTGCTCGTATTGTTATTCACCTTGTTTCTTGGGCTGCTTCCCTGGGAACAGCAGTAGCTGCTTGCGCTGGTGTTTACTTCCTCTCCACTAATAACGCAGAGGTAAGGATACATTTTGCAGTCTGGTTTGGGAGATGCGTTTTTCCACCTGGGTATCTTACGCCGAGTGCAAGCGCGGCTCTGTTCACTGCTAGGACTGTAGGGAAGTGGAGCTGCTGTTTCTGCCAATGCAAACACAAATTCTGCTGTACCTAAATGGCCGGTTTGCAAAGACTCCTACTGGTTGGGACTGTGGCAAGAGCACAGGACCTGAGGGGCCAGGAGCAAATCTCCCTCCTCACCGCATCAGCTGCTTGCCTGGGTCATGGCTGGTTTAGGGGGAGCGCAGCTGGTGGCCTTGACAGCAAGAAGCAGCCTCAGCaaagcttttctctcctctgcccaggagctgctTTGAGGCTGGGGCTCCCAGCCTTGGTCCCAGGTGACacaggggaaggggagagggtccctgtgctgctgcacatGGGCCCATAAAACGTGATGGTCTCTAACCTGAGAACATCCAGGAAGGTGTTCCAAGTGTCTTCCCTATGGACACAACTCGATGCAGTATTTCAGTTAAGGCTCTaagttgtggtgggtttttttgtttgtttgttttttttcccccctctccaaGCTGTTTGTGAAAGGGCATGAAAATGACCTTGAGAGCCAAGCTGCCACGTTGGTGCTACCTATTGTCACATCTCTCCTCAACACATTCATCCCATTCTTCTATTCCTGGCTTGGACACCTGGAGAGATTTCAGACTCCTGGATACCAGATATATGTCACCATTACAAGGTATTTGTTGCTCCCACCTCTTAGTGCTTTTTGCCTCAAGTTGTCTGACGCTTCTTTTTGACAGCAAACTGTGTCTGGGTGGTGTGGCGGGCAGTAGGGAGCCATGGAGTAGAATTCATCTTCTCCGAAGGCTCCTGTACGCACTTCTCTCCCATGATTTGTTTGTACCTTCCTGCTGGGGGGAGCTGTCAAcactctggagggcagagaggccctgcagagggatctggacaaacgGGAGAACTGGGCAACCACCAACcacatgaggttcaacaagggcaagtgccggattttgcacctgggacacagcagctctggctgtacagacagactgggggacgagatgctggagagcagctctgcagagagggatccggggggttctggtcgacgtcaagttgaacatgagccaacagtgtccctggagccaagagggacccgtgtcctggtgcatccagcacagcacggccagccgggcagggaggggattgtcccgctctgctccgcgctggggcggcctcacctggagcattcgctgtgtgcagggctggggacacagggtaaaaggagataaagctactggagagtgtccagaagaggccacaaagttggtgaaggtttggaggggaagccgtatgaggagcagctgaagtccctgggtttgttcagcctggagcagaggagacggagggcagagctcatggggctgcagcttcagccaggggagcaggaggggcagggctgagctcttctctctgtgacagtgacagaacccagggaatggcaggaacatgtgccaggggagggtcagctggacatgaggaaaaggttcttcacccagagggtgctggacactgaacaggcttcTCAGGGAGGCGTCAcg
Proteins encoded in this window:
- the TMC5 gene encoding transmembrane channel-like protein 5 codes for the protein MSYHYNEAFENPDYHFSETLEIERKRSFQKNLFSHQTPYDSSLHVSSGEHSGRGWDYPLAVQMASMRHGSEYSEGLPGVNVLSRSPHGNSMDNLAFEPEPELAHSPPSTSHLLDHPNTRRISTVSEEEKLVGNLASMSTSERIKAIQKMPENMKKKREIRNKVLKEITEKSRPGRTHFFHCTQCLQGPALLFRRFGNSLAEYFHLLQLWHRTLKIIGAEFGTSVLSYFIFLKWLLTFNLFSFLINFSFITIPQFLAAEPNNVSFTGLELFTGAGYFQQTVLYYGFYTNATISKIKNGPSYNMQLAYIFTVGIYFAICFLILLISMAKSFCRNFINPQTYSGNASRLLCTWDFNITNEKAVKLKQKNLSTQIKEDLMEVNREVLHLSVTERLARIVIHLVSWAASLGTAVAACAGVYFLSTNNAELFVKGHENDLESQAATLVLPIVTSLLNTFIPFFYSWLGHLERFQTPGYQIYVTITRNIILKISIVGILCYYWLNVVAASQSQCWETLVGQDIYRLVLVNFIFCLLGSFFGEFLRRIIGTTVRVSWGPPEFDIGRNVLELIYAQTLTWIGILFSPLLPGIQMIAFSIVFYVKKVSLMMNCQPPRKVWRTAQMTTSFMFLLFFPSFLGVLSVVAVTVWRLKPSEECGPFRGLSSMYAAVSNWIKILEDYTASKWVVWIYYNLITSELFFFILSALVLIITYLYWQIVEGRKTMARLLRKQIINEGKDKMFLLKKLWALQRAKQTPPAPRGQGQQSPYSAGSSRGTGFPQAPSSGSGTGAAQALALALRAREAALWEDEDDDRFLTTTGWNQY